The proteins below come from a single Microbacterium sp. SLBN-154 genomic window:
- a CDS encoding FAD-dependent oxidoreductase, producing the protein MTVDEQVHDVLIIGGGPAGMAAAATAATRGLDAVLIDERPTLGGQVYKQPGPGMRVVNAREMGKQYRQGRSLIDEVEASGATVRLRSSVVDLEPSETGWTAMVHPEDGAVVPLRARAVILATGAHDRPVVFPGWDLPGVITAGGLQTLAKTQSFVPGDRVVFAGSGPVALAFPAQLAGYGANIVTALEAGPAPSATDLARIAAAAPGNVGLLGDAARYQATLLRRGIPLKYRRIVVRAEGEGRVERVVHARVDERWRVLPGTEESIEADILCIGYGFTPSAELLRLVGCRFDIDEDLGGPVVHRDDLGRTDVAGIYVAGDGAGVEGSAVAADEGRLAALAVTQDVGTPSVDSSAIAGLRRRISRRRALTRATTRMYHVGEGIFGLAEDDTVVCRCEGVREGEIRAAVAEAPDVSAVKALTRAGMGPCQGRMCGRHIAALIAEQKGVAPATVLPATPRMPARPVPIGAIADADVADPGLFQAGEDDPVEPERTDLAPGDLARRPRDPVTDTDVLVIGGGIAGAAVAYYLAREGVEVELLDRGQLNREASGTNAGSFHFQLAIHQLSGKGTEADRSRLLSDARASVEAYALWTSLSEELGADVGLHQTGGWMVAETPEQLTLLHEKHLLEEEAGIHTEVLEGAALRARAPYFSDRVLGATYCDLEGHANPLIVAPLYARRAREHGARFRVDTEVFAIEVDESDSSYRFRVTTSAGVIRARHIVNCAGGWAGEIGAMVGLDFPIRREGLHVNVTEARRPLLPSMIQHIGRRLTLKQTHHGSFIIGGGWPSPATGYPRRYPTTWRSAAGNLRVALDVVPQLEDVRVVRTWSGVIAFTDDYSPIVGESERVPGYHACVASTGFTFSPIYARQVAESIVDPARTASRFPTRFSLDRTIASAPTR; encoded by the coding sequence ATGACCGTCGATGAGCAGGTGCACGACGTCCTGATCATCGGGGGCGGTCCGGCCGGCATGGCCGCCGCCGCGACCGCGGCGACACGCGGACTGGATGCGGTGCTGATCGACGAGCGTCCGACCCTCGGTGGGCAGGTGTACAAGCAGCCGGGTCCCGGGATGCGGGTGGTGAACGCCCGCGAGATGGGGAAGCAGTACCGCCAGGGTCGGAGTCTCATTGACGAGGTCGAGGCCTCGGGGGCGACGGTGCGGCTTCGCTCCAGCGTCGTGGATCTCGAGCCGTCCGAGACGGGATGGACGGCCATGGTCCACCCCGAAGACGGCGCCGTCGTCCCGCTCCGGGCGCGAGCGGTCATCCTCGCGACGGGAGCGCACGACCGTCCGGTCGTCTTCCCCGGCTGGGATCTTCCCGGTGTCATCACCGCCGGCGGTCTGCAGACCCTGGCCAAGACGCAGTCCTTCGTCCCGGGAGACCGGGTGGTGTTCGCAGGCTCCGGTCCGGTCGCCCTCGCCTTCCCCGCGCAGCTGGCCGGCTACGGCGCCAACATCGTCACCGCACTCGAGGCCGGGCCCGCACCATCCGCCACCGACCTCGCCCGGATCGCCGCCGCCGCCCCGGGCAACGTCGGCCTGCTCGGCGACGCCGCGCGGTACCAGGCGACCCTGCTGCGTCGCGGGATCCCGCTGAAGTATCGGCGCATCGTCGTGCGCGCCGAAGGCGAAGGACGGGTCGAACGCGTCGTCCACGCGCGCGTGGACGAGCGGTGGCGCGTGCTCCCCGGTACCGAGGAGAGCATCGAGGCCGACATCCTCTGCATCGGCTACGGGTTCACCCCGAGTGCTGAGCTCCTGCGACTCGTCGGCTGCCGTTTCGACATCGACGAGGATCTCGGCGGCCCCGTCGTGCACCGCGACGATCTCGGCCGTACCGATGTCGCCGGCATCTACGTCGCCGGCGACGGCGCGGGCGTCGAAGGATCCGCCGTAGCCGCCGACGAGGGGCGCCTCGCGGCGCTCGCCGTGACGCAGGACGTCGGCACCCCATCCGTCGACAGCTCGGCGATCGCGGGCCTGCGTCGCCGGATCAGCCGGCGGCGGGCGCTCACCCGCGCGACCACCCGGATGTACCACGTGGGCGAGGGGATCTTCGGGCTCGCCGAGGACGACACCGTCGTCTGCCGCTGCGAGGGCGTCCGCGAAGGCGAGATCCGCGCCGCGGTCGCCGAAGCACCCGACGTCAGTGCAGTCAAGGCGCTCACCCGTGCGGGCATGGGGCCGTGCCAGGGGCGGATGTGCGGGCGGCACATCGCTGCGCTGATCGCCGAGCAGAAGGGTGTGGCGCCGGCGACGGTGCTGCCGGCCACCCCGCGGATGCCCGCGCGGCCCGTGCCGATCGGTGCGATCGCCGATGCCGACGTGGCCGATCCGGGGCTGTTCCAGGCGGGGGAGGACGATCCCGTCGAACCCGAGCGCACCGACCTCGCTCCCGGCGACCTCGCCCGTCGGCCGCGCGACCCTGTGACCGACACCGACGTCCTCGTCATCGGCGGCGGCATCGCCGGGGCGGCGGTCGCCTACTACCTCGCCCGCGAGGGTGTCGAGGTGGAACTGCTCGATCGCGGCCAGCTCAACCGTGAAGCATCCGGGACCAATGCCGGCAGCTTCCACTTCCAACTCGCCATCCATCAGCTCTCCGGCAAGGGCACCGAGGCCGATCGGTCGCGGCTGCTCAGCGACGCGCGGGCGAGCGTCGAGGCGTACGCGCTGTGGACGTCTCTCTCCGAGGAGCTCGGCGCCGATGTCGGGCTCCATCAGACCGGCGGCTGGATGGTCGCCGAGACGCCGGAGCAGCTGACCCTCCTGCACGAGAAGCACCTTCTCGAGGAGGAAGCGGGCATCCACACCGAGGTGCTCGAAGGTGCAGCGCTGCGCGCCCGCGCGCCGTACTTCTCCGACCGTGTGCTCGGGGCGACCTACTGCGACCTCGAAGGTCATGCCAATCCGCTTATCGTCGCGCCACTGTACGCCCGGAGGGCACGAGAGCACGGTGCGCGCTTCCGCGTGGACACCGAGGTGTTCGCCATCGAGGTCGACGAGTCCGACTCGTCCTACCGTTTCCGGGTGACGACGAGTGCCGGCGTCATCCGTGCGCGCCACATCGTCAACTGCGCAGGCGGATGGGCGGGTGAGATCGGCGCGATGGTGGGGCTGGACTTCCCCATCAGGCGCGAGGGCCTGCACGTCAACGTCACCGAGGCTCGCAGGCCCCTCCTGCCGTCGATGATCCAGCACATCGGCCGCCGGCTCACCCTCAAGCAGACCCATCACGGGTCGTTCATCATCGGCGGCGGGTGGCCGAGCCCGGCGACGGGCTATCCGCGCCGCTATCCGACCACCTGGCGCAGCGCTGCGGGCAACCTCCGGGTGGCCCTCGACGTCGTCCCGCAGCTCGAGGACGTGCGGGTCG
- a CDS encoding transporter substrate-binding domain-containing protein — MNTRFSRKALRLPVITALAAAALVLSACGGGNAGADADSGGEAPADDIGLMTPGTLVVGMNLQYKPQMFLEGDTPSGYDVDLLNALADELGVELDIQNLDFNGLIPGLQSRQFDMVSVGLGATDERKEVIDFSRGYVPYATILGVQPGEELGSTLEDYNQEGVVITALQGSTGEQLVRDTFPNATVAGFPDQNAALLEVATGRADAVVVEDYILAEFDRSNPDQLTALDLDEPLSLYYGAWGVQKDNGALVDQLDAFLCQAQEDGTLEELYTKWMAPTMPEMPGGC; from the coding sequence GTGAACACACGATTCAGCCGGAAGGCGCTGCGCCTTCCCGTCATCACCGCCCTGGCGGCGGCAGCACTGGTGCTCTCCGCCTGCGGCGGAGGTAACGCGGGCGCCGACGCGGATTCCGGCGGTGAGGCTCCGGCGGATGACATCGGCCTCATGACCCCGGGAACCCTGGTGGTCGGAATGAACCTCCAGTACAAGCCGCAGATGTTCCTCGAGGGCGATACCCCCTCGGGCTACGACGTCGATCTCCTCAACGCGCTCGCCGACGAGCTCGGTGTGGAACTGGACATCCAGAACCTCGACTTCAACGGTCTGATCCCGGGTCTGCAGTCCCGGCAGTTCGACATGGTGTCGGTGGGCCTCGGCGCCACCGACGAGCGCAAAGAGGTCATCGACTTCAGCCGCGGCTATGTCCCCTACGCCACCATCCTGGGCGTTCAGCCCGGCGAGGAGCTCGGGTCGACGCTCGAGGACTACAACCAGGAAGGTGTCGTCATCACCGCGCTCCAGGGCTCGACCGGCGAGCAGCTCGTGCGCGACACCTTCCCCAATGCGACCGTTGCCGGCTTCCCCGACCAGAACGCGGCGCTTCTCGAAGTCGCCACCGGACGAGCGGACGCGGTGGTCGTGGAGGACTACATCCTCGCCGAGTTCGATCGGTCCAACCCCGACCAGCTCACCGCGCTCGACCTGGACGAGCCCCTCAGCCTCTACTACGGCGCGTGGGGCGTGCAGAAGGACAATGGCGCTCTGGTCGACCAGCTCGATGCATTCCTGTGCCAGGCTCAGGAGGACGGCACCCTCGAGGAGCTGTACACGAAGTGGATGGCCCCGACCATGCCCGAGATGCCCGGAGGCTGCTGA
- a CDS encoding amino acid ABC transporter permease, which produces MSITDYDWSLIWENREALLAGLWTAFAVAIVGLAISLVFGLLLAVLRSAPKPFSWIALAYINIFRGVPALVSVIWVYFGLALLLGVRFSVFEAGVIALSLLYSAFFAEIFRSALQAVPSGHTEAGWALGMRSIQIFFSVTLPQAVKIALPNIGSMFIGMVKDTSTFTVIGLLEVVRVTQNLVATSFQPFVLYTAAAVIYVLAAFAIDLVFRLIESTYVRPPLGVLGRALRARQRRRIEALAARVKAVTPGTGVIATPK; this is translated from the coding sequence ATGTCGATCACCGACTACGACTGGAGCCTCATCTGGGAGAACCGCGAGGCGCTCCTCGCCGGCCTGTGGACCGCATTCGCCGTGGCGATCGTGGGCCTGGCCATCTCGCTCGTCTTCGGTCTCCTGCTCGCGGTGCTCCGCTCCGCGCCGAAGCCGTTCTCCTGGATCGCCCTGGCCTACATCAACATCTTCCGCGGCGTACCGGCGCTCGTGAGCGTGATCTGGGTGTACTTCGGACTGGCCCTGCTGCTCGGAGTGCGATTCTCGGTCTTCGAGGCCGGAGTGATCGCCCTCTCGCTGCTCTACAGCGCCTTCTTCGCCGAGATCTTCCGTTCCGCTCTCCAGGCGGTGCCGAGCGGCCACACCGAGGCCGGTTGGGCGCTGGGAATGCGGTCGATCCAGATCTTCTTCTCCGTCACGCTCCCGCAGGCGGTGAAGATCGCCCTGCCGAACATCGGCAGCATGTTCATCGGCATGGTCAAGGACACCTCGACCTTCACCGTCATCGGGTTGCTCGAGGTCGTGCGGGTGACCCAGAACCTCGTCGCGACGAGTTTCCAGCCGTTCGTGCTGTACACCGCCGCTGCCGTGATCTACGTCCTCGCCGCTTTCGCCATCGATCTGGTGTTCCGCCTCATCGAGAGCACGTACGTCCGCCCGCCCCTCGGGGTCCTCGGCCGTGCCCTGCGAGCCCGCCAGCGGCGACGTATCGAGGCGCTGGCGGCACGGGTGAAGGCCGTCACGCCCGGCACCGGGGTCATCGCCACCCCCAAATGA
- a CDS encoding amino acid ABC transporter ATP-binding protein encodes MSTRTATVDEVTSHALPIIQLQKINKSFGKTQVLFDIDLTIERGQHVVLFGPSGSGKSTVLRSINLLADPDSGSLKVDGVEFGPGLAGDRAPRGGRLALRRRVGMVFQQFNLFPHLCALDNVALPLRKVRGMSRSAAREKAAVTLRRVGLIDRAANYPAELSGGQQQRVAIARALALDPEVMLFDEPTSALDPELVGEVLKTMREVAETGMTMVVVTHELGFAREIGDLNVFMEDGRIVETGPRGFYDNCRSERAREFLRAVM; translated from the coding sequence GTGAGCACGCGCACAGCCACGGTGGACGAGGTCACGTCGCACGCTCTCCCGATCATCCAACTCCAGAAGATCAACAAATCCTTCGGCAAGACGCAGGTGCTGTTCGACATCGACCTCACGATCGAGCGGGGTCAGCACGTCGTGCTGTTCGGCCCGTCCGGGTCGGGCAAGTCGACGGTCCTGCGCAGCATCAACCTGCTCGCCGACCCCGATTCGGGTTCTCTCAAGGTCGACGGGGTCGAGTTCGGCCCTGGGCTCGCCGGCGACCGGGCACCGCGCGGCGGCCGCTTGGCGCTGCGCCGCCGGGTGGGAATGGTCTTCCAGCAGTTCAATCTGTTCCCTCACCTGTGCGCCCTCGACAACGTGGCCCTGCCACTGCGGAAGGTGCGGGGGATGAGTCGGTCGGCGGCGCGCGAGAAGGCGGCCGTGACGCTGCGCCGAGTGGGCCTGATCGACCGCGCGGCGAACTACCCGGCTGAGCTCAGCGGCGGACAGCAGCAGCGCGTCGCCATCGCTCGCGCGCTCGCCCTGGACCCGGAGGTCATGCTGTTCGACGAACCCACGTCGGCCCTCGACCCGGAACTGGTGGGTGAGGTGCTGAAGACGATGAGAGAAGTCGCCGAGACCGGGATGACGATGGTCGTCGTCACCCACGAGCTCGGATTCGCCCGCGAGATCGGGGATCTCAACGTCTTCATGGAGGATGGGCGGATCGTGGAGACCGGACCGCGCGGGTTCTACGACAACTGCCGCAGCGAGCGCGCCCGCGAGTTCCTTCGGGCGGTGATGTGA
- a CDS encoding VOC family protein, translating to MHGTDFRFGTLLGVDHIGVGVSDMAASLAFYAQLGFIDVAFDYTGELPGMSPLTGHASTRARVAYLRSSQPTVLGRSGIKLVQILDRPQPPLPDGFAYGEPGICEVCIHVQSYEEFHDKLVAAGHRVLMEPNDQVLEPYDTHCGLSYVEDPDGAKLEFIEWRSLEAGWPYPDGPQGVNHVAFGVGSADRTEEFYRKLGFTAKLFDMAGINEPMNQWFLDVGRQPPSQRMMMLMSPHGGSLEPVEQTPAGPDMRGEWGHLGTFEFAIGARNLDLAVDHLGSIGVELVGEPAEIALDDHRSWRYAYFRDPDDLYVSVTEVRA from the coding sequence ATGCACGGGACAGATTTCCGATTCGGAACGCTGCTGGGGGTCGACCACATCGGGGTCGGGGTCTCCGACATGGCGGCGTCGCTGGCCTTCTACGCCCAGCTCGGCTTCATCGACGTGGCCTTCGACTACACCGGCGAGCTCCCCGGGATGTCTCCTCTCACCGGGCACGCGAGCACACGCGCGCGCGTGGCCTATCTGCGCTCGAGCCAGCCGACCGTGCTGGGTCGATCGGGGATCAAGCTGGTCCAGATCCTCGACCGCCCCCAGCCCCCGCTTCCGGATGGATTCGCGTATGGCGAGCCGGGCATCTGCGAGGTCTGCATCCACGTCCAGTCCTACGAGGAGTTCCACGACAAGCTCGTGGCCGCGGGGCACCGCGTCCTGATGGAGCCGAACGACCAGGTCCTCGAGCCCTACGACACCCACTGCGGCCTGTCGTACGTCGAAGACCCCGACGGGGCCAAACTCGAGTTCATCGAGTGGCGATCCCTCGAAGCGGGCTGGCCCTACCCCGACGGCCCCCAAGGGGTCAATCACGTCGCCTTCGGCGTCGGCAGCGCCGACCGGACCGAGGAGTTCTACCGCAAGCTCGGCTTCACCGCGAAGCTCTTCGACATGGCCGGCATCAACGAGCCGATGAATCAGTGGTTCCTCGACGTCGGCCGCCAGCCGCCCAGCCAGCGGATGATGATGCTGATGAGCCCGCACGGCGGCTCGCTCGAGCCCGTCGAGCAGACCCCCGCCGGTCCGGACATGCGGGGGGAGTGGGGGCACCTCGGCACCTTCGAATTCGCGATCGGTGCGCGCAACCTCGACCTCGCCGTCGACCATCTCGGATCGATCGGCGTCGAGCTCGTCGGCGAACCCGCGGAGATCGCCCTCGATGACCATCGCTCGTGGCGCTACGCCTACTTCCGCGACCCGGACGACCTCTACGTGTCGGTCACGGAGGTGCGGGCGTGA
- a CDS encoding SDR family NAD(P)-dependent oxidoreductase, which yields MAQDDLSSGASPAAAMAPTLLSGRRFLVTGGARGLGAAVVEALAAAGATGAVVDLLAPEPDVVSTWPSAQADLTDERGTREAIRALAEECGPFDGLVAAAGIVPSWHTPDQVDLKDFDRVMAVNVTGVVTTIAAVSPDMPPGSTIVAIGSLNSWRGDPHLLSYVASKHAVLGVVRSAAMALGPRGIRVNAIAPGPVATAALLSRVDGRAATTGLSRTEALAKAAELTALGRLAEEQDVADAAVFLSSPLSRAITGHLLPVDGGML from the coding sequence GTGGCACAGGACGATCTCTCCTCCGGCGCATCGCCCGCAGCGGCGATGGCGCCGACCTTGCTTTCCGGCCGCCGATTCCTCGTGACGGGCGGAGCGCGTGGCCTGGGCGCCGCCGTGGTCGAGGCGTTGGCGGCGGCGGGCGCCACCGGTGCGGTCGTCGATCTGCTCGCCCCGGAACCAGACGTCGTCTCCACCTGGCCCTCAGCGCAGGCCGACCTGACCGACGAGCGCGGGACGCGTGAGGCGATCCGGGCCCTCGCCGAGGAATGCGGACCCTTCGACGGTCTCGTCGCCGCCGCGGGGATCGTCCCGTCCTGGCACACCCCCGATCAGGTGGATCTGAAGGACTTCGACCGGGTGATGGCCGTCAACGTCACAGGCGTCGTCACCACGATCGCCGCGGTCTCGCCCGACATGCCGCCGGGATCGACGATCGTCGCGATCGGATCCCTCAACTCCTGGCGCGGCGATCCCCACCTGCTGTCCTATGTTGCGAGCAAGCACGCCGTGCTGGGCGTCGTGCGGTCGGCGGCGATGGCGCTCGGCCCCCGCGGCATCAGAGTCAATGCGATCGCACCCGGCCCCGTGGCCACCGCCGCCCTCCTCTCCCGCGTCGACGGCCGCGCGGCGACCACGGGCCTCTCCCGCACCGAGGCGCTGGCCAAGGCGGCGGAGCTGACCGCGCTGGGTCGGCTCGCAGAGGAGCAGGATGTCGCTGACGCGGCCGTCTTCCTCTCTTCCCCGCTCTCGCGGGCCATCACGGGGCACCTCCTCCCCGTCGACGGCGGAATGCTCTGA
- a CDS encoding SDR family NAD(P)-dependent oxidoreductase: MTTLAGRTALITGVSGALGAATATTFGREGARLIGTYRSRPSEAEAALAGIPASRRALLHADLDTAEAARSLWRRACEVSTIDTVVVNAAALTPTPLDGEDGIWDRGWHLSLQVNVVAAATLMREAAATMSARGSGTIIAISSWAALQGSRIPDLGAYAASKAALRNFAQTLARAHARSGVRVYTIAPGVVGAGMGTADLDAAQIDAVADGLAMGDHVHPSEVAELAAFLASDRCPSLTGSTIDLNGASYIR; this comes from the coding sequence ATGACGACGCTCGCGGGACGCACCGCCCTCATCACCGGAGTATCCGGGGCTCTCGGAGCCGCCACCGCCACGACGTTCGGCCGCGAGGGCGCCCGGCTCATCGGCACCTACCGCAGTCGGCCCTCCGAGGCCGAGGCCGCCCTCGCCGGGATTCCTGCGTCGCGTCGCGCTCTGCTCCACGCCGATCTCGACACCGCCGAGGCCGCCCGCTCCCTCTGGCGGCGCGCATGCGAGGTGTCGACCATCGACACCGTCGTCGTCAACGCCGCGGCCCTCACTCCCACGCCCCTCGACGGCGAGGACGGGATCTGGGACCGAGGCTGGCACCTGTCGCTCCAGGTCAACGTCGTGGCCGCGGCCACGCTCATGCGGGAAGCAGCGGCGACGATGTCCGCCCGCGGTTCGGGAACCATCATCGCGATCTCCAGCTGGGCGGCACTGCAGGGCAGCCGCATCCCCGATCTCGGCGCCTACGCCGCCTCGAAGGCGGCCCTGCGCAATTTCGCCCAGACACTCGCTCGCGCCCATGCGCGGTCGGGTGTGCGGGTCTACACGATCGCGCCCGGCGTCGTGGGTGCCGGGATGGGCACCGCCGACCTGGACGCCGCGCAGATCGACGCCGTCGCCGACGGCCTGGCGATGGGTGACCACGTCCACCCCTCGGAGGTCGCCGAGCTCGCCGCTTTCCTCGCCTCGGATCGATGCCCGAGCCTCACCGGCTCGACGATCGACCTCAACGGAGCCTCGTACATCCGGTGA
- a CDS encoding 3-hydroxyacyl-CoA dehydrogenase, whose translation MTSPPPARPDAAASVADTVAVIGAGSIGIAWTIIFASAGIRVRIFEAAPGVRRAAMDEVAHMLGELSGAGLLDEPVATVLKRVEVLESLEAAVSGAHFVQECVIEDLGVKQSLFAQLDALTDPRVVLASSTSTITASAFAAGLARRERCLVVHPANPPYFLRVAEVVPAPFTAASTVATARALLLRARLTPIVLGREIEGFAFNRLQAAMLREAYCLVRDGVVSAEDIDTLVREGLGLRWSVIGPFTTSELNTRGGLRRHAEVLGPVYARIAVERGGDNPWNPDTIEHVASTIEQRLPHPAWEDNVRERDRAMMRLASLLQHFDNPLADVRPRREDLAGVTPMTAPQ comes from the coding sequence ATGACCTCACCCCCGCCCGCTCGACCCGACGCCGCGGCGTCCGTCGCCGACACCGTGGCGGTGATCGGCGCCGGCAGCATCGGCATCGCCTGGACGATCATCTTCGCCTCCGCAGGAATCCGTGTGCGCATCTTCGAAGCCGCGCCCGGGGTGCGCAGAGCCGCGATGGACGAGGTGGCGCACATGCTCGGCGAGCTGTCGGGAGCAGGGCTCCTGGATGAGCCGGTCGCCACGGTGCTGAAGCGGGTGGAGGTGCTCGAGAGCCTCGAGGCCGCGGTGAGCGGGGCCCATTTCGTGCAGGAATGCGTGATCGAAGACCTCGGCGTCAAACAGAGCCTCTTCGCCCAGCTCGATGCGCTGACCGATCCCCGAGTGGTGCTGGCGAGCTCGACCTCGACGATCACGGCCTCGGCCTTCGCCGCGGGCCTGGCCAGACGAGAGCGGTGTCTCGTCGTCCATCCCGCCAATCCCCCGTACTTCCTCCGCGTGGCCGAGGTCGTCCCCGCGCCCTTCACCGCCGCGAGCACCGTCGCCACCGCACGGGCGCTCCTGCTGCGCGCACGGCTGACACCGATCGTGCTCGGCCGCGAGATCGAGGGGTTCGCCTTCAATCGCCTGCAGGCCGCGATGCTCCGCGAGGCCTACTGCCTCGTCCGTGACGGCGTGGTGTCGGCGGAAGACATCGACACCCTCGTGCGGGAAGGCCTGGGCCTTCGCTGGTCGGTGATCGGCCCCTTCACGACGAGTGAGCTCAACACGCGGGGCGGGCTGCGCCGCCACGCCGAGGTCCTCGGGCCGGTGTACGCCCGTATCGCGGTCGAGCGCGGCGGCGACAACCCCTGGAACCCCGACACCATCGAACACGTGGCCTCGACCATCGAGCAGCGCCTGCCGCATCCGGCATGGGAGGACAACGTGCGCGAGCGCGACCGCGCCATGATGCGTCTGGCCTCCCTGCTGCAGCATTTCGACAACCCCCTCGCCGATGTCCGCCCCCGCCGGGAGGATCTGGCCGGCGTGACGCCGATGACGGCGCCTCAGTAG
- a CDS encoding HpcH/HpaI aldolase family protein → MTSSPSPVRLAAWSMLGVPAAASLLAGIGADLLVLDGQHGLYDDATLIAAIPGAARVPVHVRVSHNSPALIGRALDAGARGVIVPMVQSGDEAIAAARASRYPPLGERSWGPLAAYRGEPTIDPVTANEAVWCAVMVETARAVADVEVIAAAPGVDEVFVGPFDLALALGTTVGDLLADRSPGNPLDTVVAACRRAGTVAGAFAGSLAAAENLIGRGYTSVAVAVDTQVIAAAGAELISAARLLPVPANPPPAA, encoded by the coding sequence GTGACCTCCTCCCCCTCCCCGGTGCGCCTCGCCGCCTGGTCGATGCTCGGCGTCCCCGCCGCGGCATCCCTCCTCGCCGGGATCGGCGCCGATCTGCTCGTGCTCGACGGGCAGCACGGCCTGTACGACGACGCCACCCTGATCGCGGCCATCCCCGGCGCCGCACGGGTTCCGGTGCATGTCCGCGTTTCGCACAACTCCCCCGCTCTCATCGGTCGCGCCCTCGACGCCGGGGCGCGCGGGGTGATCGTGCCGATGGTCCAGAGCGGCGACGAGGCGATCGCGGCGGCTCGCGCCAGTCGGTATCCCCCGCTCGGAGAGCGCTCGTGGGGTCCCCTCGCGGCCTACCGGGGCGAACCGACGATCGACCCGGTGACGGCGAATGAAGCCGTCTGGTGTGCCGTCATGGTCGAGACCGCCCGCGCCGTGGCCGACGTGGAGGTGATCGCCGCCGCCCCCGGGGTGGATGAGGTGTTCGTCGGCCCGTTCGACCTCGCCCTGGCCCTGGGCACCACGGTCGGCGATCTCCTCGCCGACCGGTCGCCCGGCAATCCGCTCGACACCGTCGTTGCTGCATGCCGCCGGGCGGGCACGGTGGCGGGCGCTTTCGCGGGGAGTCTGGCAGCCGCCGAGAACCTCATCGGCCGGGGGTACACCAGCGTCGCCGTGGCCGTGGACACCCAGGTGATCGCCGCCGCCGGCGCCGAGCTCATCAGCGCCGCGCGCTTGCTTCCGGTTCCCGCGAATCCGCCGCCCGCGGCGTGA
- a CDS encoding ABC transporter ATP-binding protein, with translation MSVAALDARALVRRFGDVVAVDHVDLTVRQGELVALLGPSGCGKTSILRLVAGLDRGEGTVDIAGVRMSGGARFVPPEARGVGLVFQDSVLFPHLDVAGNAAFGLRGADRMAQAGRILDLLGIAHLAARMPSEISGGEQQRVALARTLAARPALVLLDEPFSHLDASLREHVRDETVAALRRTGTSALMVTHDQGEALAVADRVVVMGAGRVHQAGHPAEVYRRPADRFTAEFVGRSTLLPARVTRPGVAVTPLGHVAVDPETPPGARLAVLRPESVSLTDPAAGLGATVVRVSFRGADRLVRIALPGGGEIEAVTTADLGPGDRVGVVVEGVVATVADDGAAAHLTPRAADSREPEASARR, from the coding sequence GTGAGCGTCGCAGCGCTCGACGCGCGCGCACTGGTCCGCCGCTTCGGCGACGTCGTCGCCGTCGATCACGTCGATCTCACGGTCCGGCAGGGCGAGCTGGTCGCCCTTCTGGGACCGTCGGGTTGCGGGAAGACCTCGATCCTGCGCCTGGTCGCCGGCCTCGACCGCGGAGAGGGGACTGTCGACATCGCCGGGGTGCGCATGAGCGGGGGTGCGCGGTTCGTGCCGCCCGAGGCGCGCGGGGTCGGGCTGGTCTTTCAGGACAGCGTCCTCTTCCCTCACCTCGACGTCGCCGGCAACGCCGCGTTCGGACTGCGTGGGGCTGATCGCATGGCGCAGGCGGGTCGCATCCTCGACCTCCTGGGCATCGCGCACCTGGCGGCGAGGATGCCGTCGGAGATCAGCGGCGGCGAGCAGCAGCGGGTGGCCCTGGCGAGGACTCTGGCGGCGCGGCCCGCGCTGGTGCTTCTGGACGAGCCCTTCTCGCACCTCGATGCGAGCCTGCGCGAACACGTTCGCGACGAGACCGTCGCGGCGCTGCGCCGCACCGGGACGTCTGCGCTCATGGTCACCCACGATCAGGGCGAGGCGCTCGCCGTCGCCGATCGCGTGGTGGTGATGGGGGCCGGCCGGGTCCACCAGGCAGGGCATCCCGCCGAGGTCTACCGGCGCCCGGCCGACCGTTTCACCGCCGAGTTCGTCGGACGATCCACCCTTCTGCCTGCGCGGGTGACACGGCCGGGCGTCGCCGTCACCCCGCTCGGCCACGTCGCCGTCGACCCCGAGACACCGCCGGGCGCGCGTCTGGCGGTGCTCCGGCCCGAGTCGGTGTCGCTCACCGATCCGGCCGCCGGTCTCGGCGCAACGGTCGTCCGCGTCTCATTCCGGGGGGCCGACCGACTGGTGCGGATCGCCCTTCCGGGCGGGGGCGAGATCGAGGCCGTGACGACAGCCGACCTCGGTCCCGGTGATCGGGTCGGTGTGGTCGTCGAGGGAGTGGTCGCGACCGTCGCGGATGACGGAGCCGCCGCTCACCTCACGCCGCGGGCGGCGGATTCGCGGGAACCGGAAGCAAGCGCGCGGCGCTGA